In the genome of Oncorhynchus nerka isolate Pitt River linkage group LG27, Oner_Uvic_2.0, whole genome shotgun sequence, the window TTTCTCCCTCTACTCTGCCTTCATATTTCTGCTCCTAACCTGTCATTAAATAATGAAAATAATTCAGAAAGAGTTtggaaaaaatacaaaaaaaaaatgtttgtcctGCAGGTGACATCACCTCTCGCCTGACCTCTGACACTACTCAAGTGAGTGACCTGATCTCTCAAAATGTCAACATGTTCCTGAGGAGTATGGTTAAGGGCATAGGGTTCTTCATCTTCATGTTCGGGATGTCCTGGAAGCTGACTCTGGTCACCATCATGGGATTCCCCTTCATCGCAGTCATCTCCAATGTGTATGGGGAGTACTACAAGGTATTCACTCTGCTGCTTgtatacacacatgcacaagtatgcacacccacacatgcacaagctctcacgcacacacgtacacacatacacacttcacCCCAGCCCATGTATTAAATTGTAATACATTCGAACACTTGTTTATTAAAAGCTTCATTCACTTTTACTTGTTAAACTTTCCACGGTTCTCATCATCAGAGATTGACCAAAGAGGTCCAGACTGCCCTGGCTCAGGCTAACCAGGTGGCCGAGGAAACTGTTTCATCCATGAAGACGGTGCGCAGCTTTGCCAATGAGGAACAGGAGGCTGATTCCTACTACAGCAGGCTGCATGTCATGTTTCAACTGAACAAGAAGCAAGCGTTGGCCTACGCCCTCTACATGTGGTCCAGTTGTGTAGGTATCACCAATGTACAGTAGCTACCGCCTGTAAGACCGTCAATGTACATAAGAAtgaagaacttgttcttaactgacttgactggttaaatacaagttaaataaataaaagatagcGCAGATGAGGACTGAATGTACAGTAGTTACCGCATGTAAGACCGTCAATGTACATAAGGATGAAGAACTTCAGGAAAGCTCAGATGAGGACTGAGTGTTAAGGAGCTCTCTCATGTTTTATGTCTTGTGTTTTTTATTGCATCCACTGTATCTGCTCGCTTTACCTTGGTCGTGGGGCACATTCAAATGTGTTTCTCGCTTGCTCCAGATCTCAGAACTTGTTCTTCAAGTGGCAATCCTCTTCTACGGCGGTCACCTGGTCATTACTGAGCAGATGAGTGGAGGCACCCTGATATCTTTCGTCATATATGAGCTGGAGCTGGGAGAGTGCCTGGAGGTATTTCTGACTCATTCATTCATATACATCTCTAACTGTACACATGGCAATCACAACCTATCCCTTTAACCACCTTATATTACCGTAAGTAAGATAGCTACCTAGCTAATTGTATTATCATTTGTCCCCTGTCTTGAATAACTTGTGTTACAGAGCATAGCATCGGTCTACACAGGTCTCATGCAGGGAGTGGGAGCAGCTGAGAAGGTGTTTGAGTATATCGACAGGGAGCCCAAACACCAACATGATGGGAAAGAGGTCCCCGACACCTGCAAAGGACTGGTCGAGTTTAAAGATGTCACGTTTTCCTACCCAACACGGCCCgaaacagacattctaaaggtaTGTGTCAGCTGACCATTAGGTTTGGGCTCAAAGCTAGACTGATGAGTGGAGCTATAGACAGAAACACTGTTGTCAGGCAATTCTGTATCGTTTCATGCCAGTAGTAAGCTTTTATATCATCCCCATGCAGCAAAGCCAGCCAGTACACTATCAATCATACAAGAAAGCTACTGTATTGATCAATGTCGGAACTGTTAGGTTCTAAGTTCCGGTACAAATTCCAGTCGTACTCCGAAAAAAGCTCGTGCTAGATTTATTCGCCCCACTGGGTCATACAGCTGCAAAGACAAGATATGAAGTCACAAGCACATATATTTATGACCTCCAACTAGGCCTCAACCCCGCCCCCCTTTCCAAACAGACCCCCCTTCTGTGTGTAGGAACAATTCATCTCTGTGGCTAGGCATGTGGTGCTATCGTACCAGCTCAAATCTGGAACCTTTGCTACACCTCCACGCATCTCACGGTCTTCTTATCAGTGAGGAGAACCCAGTCCGATAGATAATTATCCTCATACACAAAGAGCTATTTCTGTGAATAAGCAATCTATTCATAATATAAGGACGCAAAACATATTGAGAGGATACAATGATATAAAAGAGTAAAACTATAAGACAGTGTTATAGGGCAGTAGTTTACAATCTATTAGATCTAACATATGGCTCCTATCTCACCCTTATGGAAACTTTTTGTTTCAAAGACAGGCCTCTTTTGAACTTTACCTCTAGCAAAATACAACTGCACATAGATCATTCCATCTAACCCATAACACGCTAATCACTATTGCTAGGCTACTTTTATGATTATAAACATGCTAAAACGTGCTCACGTCAATTAGTCAGTTTCACAACAGTGCTTTTTATCATGTCTAAACTTATATTAATGATATATGTATGCCTATGATATGATGGTTGGGTATATATGAACAGATGGTTTGTCTTCTTCttggtggtcctctgtagctcagttggtaaagcatggctcttGCAAtaccaggatagtgggtttgattctcaGGACCATCCATATGTAAAGAATGTATGGACGCGAAATGGGATTTTGCATTTTTCttaatcttcttcttcttctccagaGTGTATCCTTCACGTTGCGGCCTGGAGAGGTGACAGCCTTGGTTGGACCATCTGGCAGTGGAAAGAGCTCCTGTGTGGGTCTCTTAGAGAACTTCTACGCCCCACAACAAGGCCAGGTGCTGCTGGACGGCCGGCCGGTGCACACCTACCAGCATGGCTTCCTCCACTCGCGGGTCAGTGCTCCACATGGCTCCTCTGGCATTTTAACTCGTTGTTTACAATGTGTACAACTAAGCCTCTGCGTTAAATCACAATCACTGTCTACCTGAGAAGTTTTCCATGAAATCTAAATATTCTGTCTCGTGCTAGATAGCTTATTCCTttcaaccaccagagggcatcaaTATTCATTTTAAGATGAAGACTGGTAAAGATCCCTGTGCAGAAAGACTgagcctctctctgtgttgttgttgcaggtaGCACTAGTGGGCCAGGAGCCTGTCCTGTTCGCCCGTTCTGTAGAGCAGAACATAACCTATGGACTGACTGACATCCCTATGGAGGCTGTGGTGCAGGCTGCCACCGAGGCAAACGCACACGACTTCATCACCGGTCTAACCAACGGCTATAACACAGGTGACATTAATGCTATTGCCTAAACTAATATTTAccaaccttttttggttactataccACTATCTGAATTTTGATCTGTCCAGAGTACATCTGAAGTACCCcatcatgtgcattttaccagtaagcCTATGGTCTCCTGAGTCTTCTCAaggaccccctgtggataggccaagcaCCCCCAGGGGTCCTAGTAGTGAATCTAAAAAAATAGCAAACTAAAAactgcaaaatgttatgtttactGCAACATACTGTTTGAACATTGGCCATATAATTTTTGAGTAACACAAAATAACAGCCTCTCCTCACTATTTGCATATGATTTTGCATTTCTATTTTAAGATCTCGAACGCAATGAAATTGTTCCTCGTTCCTCTCTTAGGAGTGGGTGAGAAGGGCACCCAGTTGTCAGGGGGGCAGAAGCAGCGGGTGGCTATCGCACGGGCACTCATCCGCAACCCACATGTTCTCATCCTGGACGAGGCCACCAGTGCACTGGATGCAGAGAGCGAACATGTTGTAAGGAGACAGGCTAAATCAGTGTTCTGTGACTGTGATCTGGGTTTAATCAGATCAAGTCGTGAATTATAGATAAAGATACAGTATGGATTTAGAGAGGAAGCGTGTATATTCTGTAATATGCAGCTCCTCAAGTTTCATGACAATAACCTAGTTCATTAAATGCAGTCTAATGTTATTATAATAACTCTCAGCTGCTGGTGTCCTCTCTGCTGTCTTTAATCAGACCAAGTCTTCAACTATACTAGATACTATTAACCCTGGATAATCCTTTTTAGTATAACCAAACTCTCTGCATTGTAACTATGCTGGCTTAAAAAGGTCAGTATTATTATTTCATCTTTGACATATTCTCTTTATCGGTTGTCTCTCATTTGATGGCACTTTATCTCGTTTTCTGAATGCTATCTCATATTTCACTTTTAGTGTCGCTTAGgatcttctctctgttctctctccccaggtcCAGCAGGCTCTGAACAACATAATGCGTCAGCACACAGTGCTGGTGATCGCCCACCGCCTCAGCACAGTGGAGAGGGCAGACAACATCATAGTCATCAACCGCGGCTGTGTGGTAGAGCAGGGACCACACAGCCAACTGATGGCCAAGGGGGGGCTCTACTGCAAGCTGGTACAGAGGCAGGTCCTGGGCATCGAGACGGGGGCCGTTCTTAACCCTCCAGAGGTGGACATCTGAGGGT includes:
- the LOC115111791 gene encoding LOW QUALITY PROTEIN: ABC-type oligopeptide transporter ABCB9 (The sequence of the model RefSeq protein was modified relative to this genomic sequence to represent the inferred CDS: inserted 2 bases in 1 codon); translation: MGVIVVVSFILLFILVDVIVTTVLYLHGCQTAIFTEDVQNFDILHSVLDLWGTMLVRVCLLLGASIGVLWNRVDGPCRVSALGTLTLLICLTISTYALAKLLMLSEQGDLAHQPWFLSLFSWTCVSVLGTVLLWRLLGRAPNIVTDGEGDGGGNVCEETERLVEAAGENGTEEVEEQQKHGEKKRSRASRKGTEDQKNSGATLGRLLSYCSKYAGLLSVAFLFLLISAVCEAFIPYYTGQAIDGIVIHKSMEYFTKPLITLTVLALVSSIAIGVRGGLFNLTFARLNLRLRNLLFRSLMRQEVGFFDSNHTGDITSRLTSDTTQVSDLISQNVNMFLRSMVKGIGFFIFMFGMSWKLTLVTIMGFPFIAVISNVYGEYYKRLTKEVQTALAQANQVAEETVSSMKTVRSFANEEQEADSYYSRLHVMFQLNKKQALAYALYMWSSCISELVLQVAILFYGGHLVITEQMSGGTLISFVIYELELGECLESIASVYTGLMQGVGAAEKVFEYIDREPKHQHDGKEVPDTCKGLVEFKDVTFSYPTRPETDILKSVSFTLRPGEVTALVGPSGSGKSSCVGLLENFYAPQQGQVLLDGRPVHTYQHGFLHSRVALVGQEPVLFARSVEQNITYGLTDIPMEAVVQAATEANAHDFITGLTNGYNTGVGEKGTQLSGGQKQRVAIARALIRNPHVLILDEATSALDAESEHVVQQALNNIMRQHTVLVIAHRLSTVERADNIIVINRGCVVEQGPHSQLMAKGGLYCKLVQRQVLGIETGAVLNPPXRWTSEGGSQRRQSGHDSSSASESKCEHHATERFLGLYW